The following coding sequences lie in one Fusarium poae strain DAOMC 252244 chromosome 1, whole genome shotgun sequence genomic window:
- a CDS encoding hypothetical protein (CAZy:AA7) yields MTQNKFSSLRDKLVQGRLLLPGDEGYDQSLERWSRTCVKPAAAVAQPRTAEEVSAVVKFATSNGVKFNVKGGGHSSSQTSSSPSPEGMVLDLSLMRDVSVDADAQTITFGGGCLWKDVDEALWAKGLATVGGTVSHTGVGGLTLHGGYGILSGIHGLAIDNLIACQVVLADGSIVTASASENPDLFWALRGAGSSFGVVTQFTSKAHPQGDIWGGMALFSPDKLPAIIDFTNTWGATNDGRQILLVAFAHVPPGPDPNAPRPPIVVVRMAQVGDNPSEEGPKYFAPILEMEAIMKQVGSMPYPAMNQAADDQMGPGSRYLLGGSNFTLPMKLSTAEAIRDRFHGFTESTPGANESIVLIECIPHQKIREVPVESTAFNSRGKYFIMGVMYKYEDEGLDNEIRQFNRTFQNEVRKLGYNDESLADGIGNYLNYANTGNISAEEAFGTHSKRLVGLKKKYDPENAFDKLWKLVGKVEDNWIA; encoded by the exons ATGACTCAAAACAAGTTCTCATCCCTGCGTGACAAGCTTGTCCAAGGGAGACTCCTACTCCCAGGAGACGAAGGTTATGATCAAAGTCTCGAAAGATGGAGTCGCACTTGTGTCAAGCCTGCT GCGGCTGTAGCCCAACCCAGGACTGCTGAGGAAGTTAGCGCCGTCGTCAAGTTTGCAACTTCGAATGGAGTCAAGTTCAATGTCAAAGGAGGAGGCCACAGTTCCTCACAGACATCCAGCTCTCCATCGCCGGAGGGTATGGTCCTAGATCTTTCTCTGATGCGTGATGTCTCGGTAGACGCTGACGCGCAAACCATCACCTTTGGGGGAGGCTGCTTGTGGAAAGATGTCGATGAAGCCCTTTGGGCCAAAGGGCTAGCTACTGTGGGAGGAACTGTCTCCCACACTGGCGTCGGCGGTCTCACCCTGCATGGAGGTTATGGTATCTTGAGTGGAATCCATGGGTTGGCTATCGATAACTTGATTGCATGTCAAGTTGTCCTAGCAGACGGAAGCATCGTGACCGCATCAGCCTCAGAAAACCCGGATCTTTTCTGGGCACTTAGAGGTGCCGGTAGCAGCTTTGGTGTTGTGACACAGTTCACTAGCAAAGCCCATCCACAAGGAGACATTTGGGGAGGTATGGCCCTTTTCTCCCCTGACAAACTCCCAGCTATTATTGATTTCACAAACACATGGGGGGCTACCAATGATGGCAGACAAATTCTCCTTGTTGCCTTCGCACACGTACCTCCTGGTCCGGATCCCAATGCACCCAGACCCCCTATTGTCGTTGTGCGGATGGCCCAGGTCGGGGACAACCCATCTGAAGAAGGTCCCAAATATTTTGCCCCCATCTTGGAAATGGAGGCAATAATGAAACAGGTTGGGTCCATGCCTTATCCTGCAATGAATCAGGCTGCAGACGACCAAATGGGCCCCGGTAGCCGATACTTGCTTGGTGGTTCCAACTTCACTCTTCCCATGAAGCTCTCTACCGCCGAGGCGATACGCGATCGCTTCCATGGGTTCACCGAGAGCACGCCCGGTGCAAATGAATCTATCGTATTGATCGAATGCATACCACATCAGAAGATCAGGGAGGTTCCTGTCGAGTCAACAGCCTTCAACTCGCGTGGCAAGTACTTTATCATGGGCGTCATGTACAAGTACGAGGATGAAGGCCTCGATAACGAAATTCGCCAATTCAACCGTACTTTTCAAAATGAAGTTCGTAAGTTGGGATATAACGACGAATCCCTGGCGGATGGTATTGGCAATTACCTTAATTATGCCAATACTGGGAACATTTCAGCCGAGGAAGCATTTGGGACGCATTCAAAGCGCTTGGTGGgattgaagaagaaatatGATCCCGAAAATGCCTTTGACAAGCTGTGGAAATTGGTTGGCAAGGTTGAAGACAATTGGATTGCTTGA